The following is a genomic window from Helicobacter sp. NHP19-003.
TTAGGTTGTCAAAGAGTGGGCGGTGGCGGATTTCATCTAGGGGCAGGTAATTGACCGCCTCGATCTTTAGCAGGGCGTAGTATTTTTCTTGATCTTTAGGGGCGCGCACCTGCCCGGTAACAATGTCGCCATTGCGCAAGGCAAAGCGTTTGATCTGTGAATGGCTCACATAGGTGTCGTTTTGGTTATCTGAAAAACTCCCATCCAAACCACGCAAAAACCCATACCCATCCCCGGCGGTTTCTAAAATCCCCGTAAAAAGAATATAGCCACCTTGAGAAACCTGATTTTTTAGGATTTCAAACATCAAATCTTGGCGTTTAAACTCTTGGGGGTTTTCGACTTTTAGTTCATTGGCGATCTCTAAAAGCCGTTCTGTGGGGTGAGCGCGCAATTCTTCAATGCGGTATCCACTCACAGGGGTGTGGGTCTTTTGTTTATGGTGGTCGGCCATATCAATCCTTATGTGGGTATAACAATTAGAAGCCTCATTTTAGGGAAGCTAAACACAAAAAAAGAGGAATAAAACCCAGATTTTAGTGTAAAACTCTCTAAAAGTCAAGGCTTTAAACCTTTGCCATTGGCAATTTGCGCTTCAGGCCCGCCACAAAGACCAAAAGAAAAGTAGAAGCCACTAAAGGGTAGAGAAATGTAGGGATGGGCAGTGGGTCGCCCGCCGCGTAGCTGTGCATGCCAGATAAGTAGTAATTCACCCCAAAGTAGGTCATTAAAATGGAGTAAAAGCCGATCACGCTCGCAGCCGCAAAGACATAGGGCATGAACTCAAAACGCAAAAAGCGTAGGTGTAAAATGATCGCATAGACAGCGATAGAGATGAGTGCCCATGTTTCTTTAGGGTCCCAACCCCAGTAACGCCCCCAAGACTCATTGGCCCACACCCCGCCAAGGAAGTTGCCCACCGCGAGCAACAACAGCCCCATGATCATCCCCATTTCATTGAGCGCGCTTAGGGCTAAAATGCTCGTATCAATGTGGGGGCGTCTCTCGCTCCTTAAGAGGAACAACAGCAGGGTGAGTAGCCCTAGTATGAAGCATAGCCCCAAGAAGCCATAGCTTGCGGTGATGATGGACACATGGATATTGAGCCAATAGGATTTCAAAACGGGGACTAAATTGCTGATCTGTGGGTCCATAAAGCCCAAATGCGCCACAAACAGCGCAATGCCCGCCAAAAAGCTAGATGCGCACAACGCTAAGTTGGAGCGCAAAATGAGCCCTGAGAGCATCGCCGCCCACGAAATGTAGAGCATGGACTCGTAGGCGTTGCTCCAGGGGGCATGCCCACTCACATACCAGCGCAACACCAACCCAACGCTGTGCGCCAACCAACAGAGCAACAAAAGGCCATAAAAACTAAAATGCAGCCACTTGGGCACGGGTCTATTTTTAAAGATCGCCACAAGCACCACGCCTAAGAGCACCACGCCTAAGAGCAAGTAGGGGAGCATGAGCGTGTGGAAAAAATTGCTGTGGTTTAAGAGTATCTCCGAGTCCACACGCCCCGGGCTTAGGGCGAGCTTGCTGTGCGCGCGTTGGTAGGCGAGCAAGTCGTTTAGGGTTTTATGCACGCTGCCCCATTGGTTTTGATCCACGCCCAAGTCAAAGCCCTTAAACAAGTCCCTTAAAAAATGCGTGGCTTCTGTAGAGATTTTAATGTTCTCGTTTTTGATCGCATCGGCAGGACTTAGCCATGTGTTGCCGCTTTGATCGGGGAAAATCTTTAAAATGCTCCCACTAAAGATCATGTAGACAAGGTTGACCCGCTCATCCAGCTTTAAAATGTCCTTATCAAATTCATCCCTATCTTTGGGGGCTTTTTGGTTCACTTCCTCCACGAAGTTTTGGAGTTTGTAGCCATGCGGCCCGAAGACATCCAAAAATGCGATGCGCCGCTGGTTCGTGGGTGTGCCTAGCAAGGCTCTAAGTTTGGGTGTGGAGGTGTAAATCATTTTAATGCTTTTATAATCATCGGGATAAAGCATCATGCCCAGCATCACTTGTAAGGCATCCATGCCCTTAAAGCCGTCTTCTTTGGTGATTTTGTGGATGAGCTCAATGCTTAGGGTGTCTAAAGGTTTGATCCGCCCCTCAAAGCCCTGCACCTGCAAACGGGCAAAGGGGGTGAGTTGCTCTTTTGAGTGCGCC
Proteins encoded in this region:
- the ccsA gene encoding cytochrome c biogenesis protein CcsA; translated protein: MQVKRIFGFFFGSFWVAIPLLMVYATACALATFIENDYGTPASRAVVYNTWWFSALHVYLLLVIVGTLIASKAWQRQRYASLFFHSSLVFIILGAGVTRFFGFEATMHLRTNQTSDKITTADSYLNLTISKDQQPPLHFSLKTTLSPFSRYLPTEEVMAYGKPLRLEPISVHKMSPEKRDNKALLEIKLSYGGASHTLHILGGQGEVSQDEKTTLEGVQIALNWGVTERVLPFKLHLTRFELERYPGSMSPSSYASQVEVLDSKGQLIMPFRIFMNHVLDYGGYRFFQSSYDTDEQGTILSVNRDPGKNLTYLGYGLLMAGALFLLFSRQGRFQRLSRFLKAQHIVALLCALSLGAMAHADEGKIDMHGGKTPHAPTPLDKMAKIHPSTAQIHAKILQRFKDLRAHSKEQLTPFARLQVQGFEGRIKPLDTLSIELIHKITKEDGFKGMDALQVMLGMMLYPDDYKSIKMIYTSTPKLRALLGTPTNQRRIAFLDVFGPHGYKLQNFVEEVNQKAPKDRDEFDKDILKLDERVNLVYMIFSGSILKIFPDQSGNTWLSPADAIKNENIKISTEATHFLRDLFKGFDLGVDQNQWGSVHKTLNDLLAYQRAHSKLALSPGRVDSEILLNHSNFFHTLMLPYLLLGVVLLGVVLVAIFKNRPVPKWLHFSFYGLLLLCWLAHSVGLVLRWYVSGHAPWSNAYESMLYISWAAMLSGLILRSNLALCASSFLAGIALFVAHLGFMDPQISNLVPVLKSYWLNIHVSIITASYGFLGLCFILGLLTLLLFLLRSERRPHIDTSILALSALNEMGMIMGLLLLAVGNFLGGVWANESWGRYWGWDPKETWALISIAVYAIILHLRFLRFEFMPYVFAAASVIGFYSILMTYFGVNYYLSGMHSYAAGDPLPIPTFLYPLVASTFLLVFVAGLKRKLPMAKV